The Agrococcus carbonis genome has a window encoding:
- a CDS encoding MFS transporter, giving the protein MHSVTAWRNAVFATFFAMGLGYASWMARLPHVRDQLGVTTGEMGLILLGISIGSVTGLLLASHIIHALGTRVVVAFGMMVVSAGLSLAGWAADGGLAWLVIAGFLLGGSVTGITDVAMNISGAANERAVGKPIMPVFHAFFSLGTVAGAGLGGLCELLGMGLGWQATGVGLATVGLGLVVYRALPADVAAEDEEPVTLRERLAVWKDPRTILLGLLVLGMSLTEGSANDWLALTMVDGHGFTNEGGAFMLALFLTAMTGGRLLGVGLLSRYGRVPVLRLTAAIAAMGLLLVIFAEHPALVIGGVVLWGFGASLGFPVGMSAASDEPRLAAARVGTVSAIGYIAFLAGPPLLGLLGDAIGLRLALLAVLAFVLLSLATSHVARERATVKEDSP; this is encoded by the coding sequence GACCAGCTGGGCGTGACGACGGGCGAGATGGGCCTCATCCTGCTCGGCATCTCGATCGGCTCGGTCACGGGCCTGCTGCTCGCGAGCCACATCATCCACGCGCTCGGCACGCGCGTCGTGGTGGCCTTCGGCATGATGGTCGTCTCCGCCGGGCTCTCGCTCGCGGGCTGGGCGGCCGACGGCGGCCTCGCCTGGCTCGTGATCGCCGGCTTCCTCCTCGGCGGCAGCGTCACCGGCATCACCGACGTCGCGATGAACATCTCGGGCGCCGCGAACGAGCGCGCCGTCGGCAAGCCGATCATGCCCGTCTTCCACGCGTTCTTCTCGCTCGGCACCGTCGCCGGCGCGGGTCTCGGCGGCCTGTGCGAGCTGCTCGGCATGGGGCTCGGCTGGCAGGCGACGGGGGTCGGCCTCGCGACCGTGGGGCTCGGCCTCGTGGTCTACCGGGCGCTCCCCGCCGACGTCGCCGCGGAGGACGAGGAGCCCGTGACGCTGCGCGAGCGGCTCGCGGTCTGGAAGGACCCCCGCACGATCCTGCTCGGCCTCCTCGTGCTCGGCATGTCGCTCACCGAGGGCAGCGCCAACGACTGGCTCGCGCTCACGATGGTCGACGGCCACGGCTTCACGAACGAGGGCGGCGCGTTCATGCTCGCGCTCTTCCTCACCGCGATGACCGGCGGCCGCCTGCTGGGCGTGGGGCTGCTCTCGCGCTACGGCCGCGTGCCGGTGCTGCGGCTCACCGCCGCCATCGCCGCGATGGGGCTGCTGCTCGTGATCTTCGCCGAGCACCCCGCGCTCGTCATCGGCGGCGTCGTGCTGTGGGGCTTCGGCGCGAGCCTCGGCTTCCCCGTCGGCATGAGCGCCGCATCCGACGAGCCGCGCCTCGCCGCCGCGCGCGTCGGCACCGTCTCGGCGATCGGCTACATCGCCTTCCTCGCCGGCCCGCCGCTGCTGGGCCTGCTCGGCGACGCGATCGGCCTGCGCCTGGCGCTGCTGGCCGTGCTCGCCTTCGTGCTGCTCTCGCTCGCCACCAGCCACGTCGCCCGCGAGCGGGCGACCGTCAAGGAGGACTCCCCGTGA
- the nucS gene encoding endonuclease NucS encodes MRIVVAHCSVDYAGRLSAHLPLAPRVLMLKADGSILVHSDGGSYKPLNWMSPPAVFSASEPDQDQADAGITEIWTVTHKKTGDSLIVSVHEILSDTSHELGVDPGLVKDGVEAHLQVLLAEQIERLGDGYELWRREYMTPIGPVDILARDEAGATVAVEIKRRGEIDGVEQLTRYLELLNRDPRIAPVTGVFAAQEIKPQARTLAEDRGIRCVVLDYDEMRGIDSGHARLF; translated from the coding sequence GTGAGGATCGTCGTCGCCCACTGCTCCGTCGACTACGCAGGGCGCCTGTCGGCGCACCTGCCGCTCGCACCCCGCGTGCTCATGCTGAAGGCCGACGGGTCGATCCTCGTGCACAGCGACGGCGGCTCGTACAAGCCGCTCAACTGGATGAGCCCGCCCGCCGTGTTCAGCGCATCCGAGCCCGATCAGGATCAGGCGGATGCGGGCATCACCGAGATCTGGACGGTCACGCACAAGAAGACCGGCGACTCGCTCATCGTCTCGGTGCACGAGATCCTCTCGGACACCTCGCACGAGCTCGGCGTCGACCCGGGCCTCGTGAAGGACGGCGTCGAGGCGCACCTGCAGGTGCTGCTCGCCGAGCAGATCGAGCGGCTGGGCGACGGCTACGAGCTGTGGCGGCGCGAGTACATGACGCCGATCGGCCCGGTCGACATCCTCGCGCGCGACGAGGCCGGCGCGACGGTGGCGGTGGAGATCAAGCGGCGCGGCGAGATCGACGGGGTCGAGCAGCTCACGCGCTACCTCGAGCTGCTGAACCGCGACCCGCGCATCGCGCCGGTGACGGGCGTGTTCGCCGCGCAGGAGATCAAGCCGCAGGCGCGCACGCTCGCCGAGGATCGCGGCATCCGCTGCGTCGTGCTCGATTACGACGAGATGCGCGGGATCGACTCGGGGCACGCGCGGCTGTTCTGA
- a CDS encoding cupin domain-containing protein, which yields MASSRTLVDDERFRIVEWTIEPGDAIEMHTHALDYAVLPQEGAVMWAVLPDGSELEVPLVPGEAYTRAAGAAHRMENRGAERIVFTEVESKR from the coding sequence GTGGCGAGCTCGCGCACGCTCGTCGACGACGAGCGCTTCCGCATCGTCGAGTGGACGATCGAGCCCGGCGACGCGATCGAGATGCACACGCATGCGCTCGACTACGCCGTGCTGCCGCAGGAGGGCGCGGTCATGTGGGCGGTGCTGCCCGACGGCTCCGAGCTCGAGGTGCCGCTCGTGCCGGGCGAGGCCTACACGCGAGCCGCCGGGGCCGCGCACCGCATGGAGAACCGCGGCGCCGAGCGCATCGTCTTCACCGAGGTCGAGTCGAAGCGGTAG
- the hemL gene encoding glutamate-1-semialdehyde 2,1-aminomutase: protein MSTNAELFERAKLAIPGGVNSPVRAFGSVGGTPSFLVRAKGAYVTDAEGRELVDLVASWGPAILGHAHPEVVEAVQDAAGRGLSFGASTPAEALLAEEVERRVDPVERLRLVSTGTEATMTAIRLARGATGRDLLVKFDGHYHGHSDGLLAAAGSGLATLAMPGSAGVPEAVAATTLVIPYNDRDAVEQVFAERGDEIAAVIVEASAANMGVVEPDGDFNGFLARTAHAHGALLISDEVLTGFRVHRSGMWGIEQWSGAEAPDLITFGKVIGGGMPLAALGGRADVMELLAPTGPVYQAGTLSGNPVAVAAGLTTLRLATEAVYERLDAAADVITGALTDALRAEGVAHAITRVGSLFSVAFREGAPRDFDEVRAQDAFRYPPFFHAMLEAGVSLPPSVFEAWFVTAAHGDEPLGRIVDALPAAARAAAAATRA from the coding sequence ATGAGCACCAACGCCGAGCTCTTCGAGCGCGCCAAGCTCGCCATCCCCGGCGGGGTCAACAGCCCGGTGCGGGCCTTCGGCTCCGTCGGCGGCACGCCCTCGTTCCTCGTGCGCGCCAAGGGCGCCTACGTGACGGATGCGGAGGGTCGCGAGCTCGTCGACCTCGTCGCGAGCTGGGGCCCGGCCATCCTCGGCCACGCCCACCCCGAGGTCGTCGAGGCGGTGCAGGACGCCGCGGGCCGCGGCCTCTCCTTCGGCGCGTCGACGCCCGCCGAGGCGCTGCTCGCCGAGGAGGTCGAGCGCCGCGTGGACCCCGTCGAGCGGCTGCGGCTCGTCTCGACCGGCACCGAGGCGACGATGACGGCCATCCGGCTCGCGCGCGGCGCGACCGGCCGCGACCTGCTCGTGAAGTTCGACGGGCACTACCACGGGCACTCCGACGGCCTGCTCGCCGCCGCCGGCTCCGGGCTCGCGACGCTCGCGATGCCGGGCTCCGCGGGCGTGCCGGAGGCGGTCGCCGCGACGACCCTCGTCATCCCCTACAACGACCGCGACGCCGTCGAGCAGGTGTTCGCCGAGCGCGGCGACGAGATCGCAGCCGTCATCGTCGAGGCCTCCGCCGCCAACATGGGCGTCGTCGAGCCCGACGGCGACTTCAACGGCTTCCTCGCCCGCACCGCGCACGCGCACGGGGCGCTCCTCATCAGCGACGAGGTGCTCACGGGCTTCCGGGTGCACCGCTCGGGCATGTGGGGCATCGAGCAGTGGTCCGGCGCCGAGGCGCCCGACCTCATCACCTTCGGCAAGGTCATCGGCGGCGGCATGCCGCTCGCGGCGCTCGGCGGCCGCGCCGACGTCATGGAGCTGCTCGCGCCCACCGGCCCCGTCTACCAGGCGGGCACGCTGAGCGGCAATCCGGTCGCCGTCGCGGCGGGCCTCACGACGCTGCGGCTCGCGACCGAGGCCGTCTACGAGCGGCTGGATGCGGCTGCCGACGTCATCACGGGTGCCCTCACGGATGCGCTCCGGGCCGAGGGCGTCGCGCACGCGATCACGCGCGTCGGGAGCCTGTTCTCGGTGGCGTTCCGCGAGGGCGCGCCGCGCGACTTCGACGAGGTGCGGGCGCAGGACGCCTTCCGCTACCCGCCGTTCTTCCACGCGATGCTCGAGGCGGGGGTGAGCCTGCCGCCGAGCGTGTTCGAGGCGTGGTTCGTCACCGCCGCGCACGGCGACGAGCCGCTCGGGCGCATCGTCGACGCGCTGCCCGCGGCGGCGCGCGCGGCGGCCGCGGCGACGCGGGCGTAG
- the hemB gene encoding porphobilinogen synthase, protein MSPTIRPRRLRASAPMRRLVAETRIHPAQLVLPMFVAEGLREPRAISSMPGQVQHTLDSAAREVERAIAAGVGGVMLFGVPEHKDAVGSGATDPEGILNAATRFLAERFGDATVIQTDLCLDEFTDHGHCGVLAADGSVDNDATLERYADMAIAQAEAGSQLLGMSGMMDGQVEHARAALDAAGHAGTAILGYSAKYASALYGPFREAVDSSLTGDRKTYQQDPGNRREGLREALLDLAEGADIVMVKPASLYLDVLADVAAASDVPVWAYQVSGEYAMVEAAAERGWIDRDRLIAESITSILRAGADTVLTYWAVELAERLQAQSGARAAGGIA, encoded by the coding sequence ATGTCACCCACGATCCGCCCCCGCCGGCTGCGGGCCAGCGCCCCCATGCGCCGCCTCGTCGCCGAGACCCGCATCCACCCCGCGCAGCTCGTGCTGCCGATGTTCGTCGCCGAGGGGCTGCGCGAGCCGCGGGCCATCAGCAGCATGCCCGGCCAGGTGCAGCACACCCTCGACTCCGCCGCGCGCGAGGTCGAGCGCGCTATCGCCGCGGGCGTCGGCGGCGTGATGCTCTTCGGCGTGCCCGAGCACAAGGATGCGGTGGGCTCCGGTGCGACCGATCCCGAGGGCATCCTCAACGCCGCGACGCGCTTCCTCGCCGAGCGCTTCGGCGACGCGACCGTCATCCAGACCGACCTGTGCCTCGACGAGTTCACCGACCACGGCCACTGCGGCGTGCTCGCCGCCGACGGCTCGGTCGACAACGACGCGACGCTCGAGCGCTACGCCGACATGGCGATCGCGCAGGCGGAGGCGGGCAGCCAGCTGCTCGGCATGAGCGGCATGATGGACGGCCAGGTCGAGCACGCGCGCGCCGCCCTCGACGCCGCCGGGCACGCCGGCACCGCCATCCTCGGCTACAGCGCGAAGTACGCCTCCGCGCTCTACGGCCCGTTCCGCGAGGCCGTCGACTCGAGCCTCACGGGCGACCGCAAGACCTACCAGCAGGATCCCGGCAACCGCCGCGAGGGCCTCCGCGAGGCGCTGCTCGACCTCGCCGAGGGCGCCGACATCGTCATGGTGAAGCCCGCATCCCTCTACCTCGACGTGCTCGCCGACGTCGCCGCCGCATCCGACGTGCCCGTGTGGGCCTACCAGGTCTCCGGCGAGTACGCGATGGTCGAGGCGGCCGCCGAGCGCGGCTGGATCGACCGCGACCGGCTCATCGCCGAGAGCATCACGAGCATCCTGCGCGCCGGCGCCGACACGGTGCTCACCTATTGGGCGGTCGAGCTGGCCGAGCGGCTGCAGGCGCAGTCGGGCGCCCGCGCCGCGGGAGGCATCGCATGA
- a CDS encoding NAD(P)-dependent alcohol dehydrogenase: protein MKAVQYRAFGQRPELVEVEKPSPGPGEVLLRITASGLCHSDEVVMSFPEEGYPYPMPMTLGHEPAGVVEQLGEGATGVEVGDSVIVYGCWGCGVCTMCASGRENLCLTGMVSPGLGVDGAMAEHMIVDSVRHLVPIGDLDPVRAASLTDAALTPYEAIKKVQHHLLGGSTAVVIGAGGLGHVAIQLLRTLTSARVIALDVGDEKLAFAKEVGAHEVLESNADAAGKVKEMTGGVGADVVFDFVGIDPTGATATAAVRVAGAVVVVGAGGGSAKVGLLSAPYDVEVRTSLWGRRSSLIELVEMAKRGEIRIETKEYPIDDALQAYADLHDGKVRGRAVVVP, encoded by the coding sequence ATGAAGGCAGTGCAGTACAGGGCGTTCGGGCAGCGGCCCGAGCTGGTCGAGGTCGAGAAGCCCTCCCCCGGGCCGGGCGAGGTGCTGCTGCGCATCACCGCCTCGGGCCTGTGCCACTCGGACGAGGTCGTGATGTCGTTCCCCGAGGAGGGCTACCCGTATCCCATGCCCATGACCCTCGGCCACGAGCCGGCGGGCGTCGTCGAGCAGCTCGGCGAGGGCGCGACGGGCGTCGAGGTGGGCGACAGCGTGATCGTCTACGGATGCTGGGGCTGCGGCGTGTGCACCATGTGCGCCTCGGGGCGCGAGAACCTGTGCCTCACCGGCATGGTCTCCCCCGGTCTCGGCGTCGACGGCGCCATGGCCGAGCACATGATCGTCGACAGCGTGCGCCACCTCGTGCCGATCGGCGACCTCGACCCGGTGCGCGCCGCCTCCCTCACCGACGCGGCGCTCACCCCCTACGAGGCGATCAAGAAGGTGCAGCACCACCTGCTGGGCGGATCGACCGCCGTGGTCATCGGCGCGGGCGGCCTCGGCCACGTCGCGATCCAGCTGCTGCGCACGCTCACCTCGGCGCGCGTCATCGCGCTCGACGTCGGCGACGAGAAGCTCGCCTTCGCGAAGGAGGTCGGCGCGCACGAGGTGCTCGAGTCGAACGCGGATGCGGCGGGCAAGGTCAAGGAGATGACCGGCGGCGTGGGCGCCGACGTCGTGTTCGACTTCGTCGGCATCGACCCGACGGGCGCGACCGCCACCGCCGCGGTGCGGGTAGCGGGCGCGGTCGTCGTGGTCGGCGCGGGCGGCGGCAGCGCGAAGGTCGGGCTGCTCTCCGCGCCCTACGACGTCGAGGTGCGCACCTCCCTGTGGGGCCGCCGCTCGTCGCTCATCGAGCTCGTCGAGATGGCCAAGCGCGGCGAGATCAGGATCGAGACGAAGGAGTACCCGATCGACGACGCGCTGCAGGCGTACGCCGACCTGCACGACGGGAAGGTGCGCGGGCGCGCGGTCGTGGTGCCGTAG
- a CDS encoding serine hydrolase domain-containing protein, which yields MHIDPAALDEAVARRPFTGVLAVDVDGERVLERCEGFRHRALAAPMTADTRIAVSSGGKGFTAVAVLALVERGALRLDQPVRELLGDDLPQIDDAVTVEHLLTHTSGIGDYLDEEADWQPSDFVLSVPVHELTSAEAFLPMLDLPQAFPPGERFAYCNGGYMVLAVLIERVTGERYHDAVRRLVLEPAGLTRTGFLPLDALPGDAAVGYLGDEGDLASTLRLPVLGNGDGGIFTTAADLHRFWLALLDGRIVSPESVALLTGPRHDVPDEGRRYGMGFWLHATEAALILEGYDAGSSFRSTHVIATRTTASVLGNSSEGAWPVIGVLADAIDAAFADPERRA from the coding sequence ATGCACATCGATCCCGCCGCGCTCGACGAGGCCGTCGCGCGGCGCCCCTTCACCGGCGTCCTCGCCGTCGACGTCGACGGCGAGCGCGTGCTCGAGCGGTGCGAGGGCTTCCGCCACCGAGCGCTCGCGGCGCCCATGACCGCCGACACCCGCATCGCCGTATCGAGCGGCGGCAAGGGCTTCACCGCCGTCGCGGTGCTGGCCCTCGTCGAGCGGGGTGCGCTGCGCCTCGACCAGCCGGTGCGCGAGCTGCTCGGCGACGACCTGCCGCAGATCGACGACGCCGTCACGGTCGAGCACCTGCTCACCCACACCTCCGGCATCGGCGACTACCTCGACGAGGAGGCCGACTGGCAGCCGAGCGACTTCGTGCTCAGCGTGCCGGTGCACGAGCTCACGAGCGCGGAGGCGTTCCTGCCGATGCTCGACCTGCCGCAGGCCTTCCCGCCCGGCGAGCGCTTCGCGTACTGCAACGGCGGCTACATGGTGCTCGCGGTGCTCATCGAGCGCGTCACGGGCGAGCGCTACCACGACGCGGTCCGGCGGCTCGTGCTCGAGCCCGCGGGCTTGACGCGCACCGGCTTCCTGCCGCTCGACGCGCTGCCCGGCGACGCCGCGGTCGGCTACCTCGGCGACGAGGGCGACCTCGCGAGCACGCTGCGCCTGCCGGTGCTCGGCAACGGCGACGGCGGCATCTTCACCACGGCCGCCGACCTGCACCGCTTCTGGCTCGCGCTGCTCGACGGCCGCATCGTCTCGCCCGAGTCGGTCGCGCTGCTGACGGGCCCGCGCCACGACGTGCCCGACGAGGGCAGGCGCTACGGCATGGGCTTCTGGCTGCACGCGACCGAGGCCGCGCTCATCCTCGAGGGCTACGACGCAGGCTCCTCGTTCCGCTCGACCCACGTGATCGCGACCCGCACGACCGCGAGCGTGCTCGGCAACAGCTCCGAGGGCGCGTGGCCGGTGATCGGCGTGCTCGCCGACGCGATCGACGCGGCATTCGCGGATCCGGAGCGCCGCGCATGA